The nucleotide sequence aatataatacagaacgaaattacaatgtaccatttgtaattcagtaatatgagagcattggtcaggggtctgattacctttgcaaggcacttccacCAGGCATTCAGAAACAGTTGCCAACCTGCTTTTTAATATTGGATGGATATTTTGGCTGCTGCTTTCAGGATTCTGTTGTAGGATTATACATTCTTGTTGGTTTGTTATCTTTATTCTTTCTAAGACACTGTTTTGTAAAAATGGTACCCTTTTcattttgtaagttgccttgagaaCTCTTTAGACTGAACTGCAAGGTTGACGTGTTCAAACTGattaaaaaactattttgttctggagagcctttggttgggactgaaggattagcctgacactgtttaaaggttttttatcttttaagttcttttattcccactctcttatatgtgtatgcacatatctacaatgtatgtatgtttgtacgtgtgtgtatgtatgcataatgcattatgcattttatgtattttgtatgttatgcattttaatttactgtaatatttgtgtttttattgtgtattttactatatatgtgtgctattttattgtagccgcgctgagtgccctgttgtagggtagaagggtgggatagaaatcttttaaataaataaattaaataaattaaaatattctCTATTGGAAACTATTTCAGTGGGGGTGGGGCTCACACTAGTCTCAATAGTTGTCTCTCTGTATGAACTAAAACGATTCTTGACATTTTTATTCTGTCCATCCTCTCTGGGGTCTAGGGCTACAATCATGCATTCCCCACCTCCATTTCATTCTCACGACAGGTCTGTgcagtaggttaggttgagatgCGAGACTGATTGGCCAAGATTGCCCAGTGAGCTTTGCAGCTCAGGAGGAATTTGAGCCCAGGTCTCTAAATGTCAGTCCATTGCTATAccaaccacactggctttctctgGCTTTAATGTGAACTTTGATCTCTGTGCAGTAAACATCAGTCCTCTAGTTAAGAGGCCTTGTCAGAAGGTGAGCGATTTTAAAATCTGGAAAAAAATGAGCCCTTAGATCTGAAAAGGCTTGCTGTTCTGTGTTTTGTTTCTTAAAGGAGGGAAGGTTACAGAGGGTGGTGAGGTTGGGCATTTGCCACCGCCCTGAGGCTATCAAAGGGCTCACCACCATTCCCACCTGTACCTTTTGCTAGCCTCAGGACCCTGTCCAATGCTCTTCctccctaccctttggaatctgCCTGCCTTCTCAGTTTGCACAGGGCACTCAATAATTCTTGCCTCTTCTTTATTAAATGGGGTCTGCTGAGACTGTGAGGACCCCCCAGAATTCTGGAGCTGCCACTGTTTGTGTTTGTTTAAGTATAATGTGTGATATTTGCTATGCTGGCTGCAAAAGAAAAGATTGAATAAAACACTGATTTTTACCTGGTGGCTTCAAACAACAAAGAGACTTGTGCCACCCTAAGGACAAACAGATTTATGGTGACATAAGCTTGTATGGACTAGAGCTCGCTTCATTGGATACCactgatgcatctgatgaagcagcTCTAGTCCACACAAGATTATTCCACaattaatctgtttttaagatgccagaaagcttttttgtttttgctgtaacagaCACACACAGTTATTCCTCAGACCATTGGTACCTCTAGCATAGTCTACACCAGCGGTTGGGAATGTCTGACCCATAGGCTAAATGTGGCTGGTCAGGTCTTCTcctttggcccatgaggccattttggccgAGCCGTGCCCATCTGCTGTCATATATGATGACAGGTATGGTGCACTAAGGGTGGGGCTTGTCCAAAAGGGGCTTTGTAGGTACTGCCCCTTGTAAAGTGCTTCCCAAACCCAATATTTAatcttttccccacccctgcaggctggctttgacaggtgtcaatcaCTGGATGTCATTATGGTGTcaaatgattgacaggtggatggtcCCACCCACCCATCAAAGTTGGACCTTGAGGATGGGTGAAAGATAAAGGTCTGGCCCACGGGAGCCAAAGAATTATtcacccctggtctacactgacattcttcaggcagaacatctgctctttcctgacctatggcccttctgCTTATCATCGGTGAGTTGTGTCTTGACCTAAGCTGACTCGCATCAGTAGCCCTACTGCTAATCAAACAGTGAGGGGAAAAGTCACCGGGCTTTGCAAccactgacaatcagctgattgatgtAGAGCAGGTGGGTAAGGTTTAGCCGAAAGAGCCTTGCAGGCCAAACGGAGAGGCCTactaggcctaattaggcccaaggGCTGGAGATTCACCACCAttgttatactgaatcagacctttgATTCATCTGCTGGATACTCTGACTGACGGTAACTCTCCAAGATGTTAGATTGAAGTTCTCCCCCATCCTCTACCCCTTAAGGTCCTTTTAAGTAGAAAGGTTGGAacttgaatttgggaccttctgcataaaaCTTCCAGAGGGAGGTTTTTGTGAATACCTGATTGATGCTTGCAAGTGTGTGAGGACCGTGCTGATTATTGTTGTGAAACGGGCCAGCAGGATCAGTACTGATGGCACACTCAAAAGAACTTGTACCTCCTGTGCTAGTTCATGCAGCTTTCTAGGGGGACATTTCCTCCCACTTCTGATTTAGCACAACAGTGACTGGCAGAAAGTCCTAAATGGTTGTCAAATTTTTCTGTTTGTTCAGAACAAAATTCAGATTTATCTACAGAATCAGAAGATGGAAAGAAACATTGCCGAAGGATGGAAGCTAACACAAAAGAAACTAATTGTGGAGTGTTTGGTAGGTGAATCTTGTTACTACTGGGAAAGATAAAGTTGTTCTCCCATAGTTGATGGTCATCCTCAGGTATGTGTATGTTTTTCCTTGTCGTATTTTTTCCTCCTGGCTATACGCGGTTTTTGTGTTCTAAAAATAAATGGAAGGAGATCAAGTTTCTGGGAAGTActcattaacagtgcaatcctatatatgtctgctttgaagaaagtcctgttgaattcaataggacttgctcccaggtaattaGTTTAGGTTGCAATGCTATACCAGTTATCTGCCTTTCCTTCTTATCTTTAAGATCTGTGAGTTTAACCATCTTGTCTTCCaatgcattttatttgtatgtatttCTTTGTCCctaaggcagcagtggggaatatttttcagtccaagggccgcattcccttctgggtaaccttctgagggccacataccagtagtgggcagggccagaagcaaaagtgggtgtagCAACAactgtaaattttacttttgtacaataggctagtttcttcacacacccctctctatcctccattcaggcaagcaaggatcattatcaaagttcaagggcacattccagccaggcaaaaacagtctGGGTGCAagtaggggcagtgaggggtgtggactggggagagttccaagggccagatgcaGAAGCCTGAAGGGCCGTATGCAGCCCCTgggactgaggttccccaccactgctctaGGGGGTAGGgaaggtttgtttatttattctttcATATTTTTGTCTTCCTTTCATAACAACCCTGTCTGACATGTTTCCCTTTAATCCCATTTTCCCTAACCTGCCATAACTTTGTTTATCCCTTGACTGCAGGAAAACATAAAGGTTGAGAGAGAGAAGATTCTGCGGGAGTTCCAGCAGCTCCTCCTGTTTCTGAAGGAGCAAGAAAGCTGCCTTCTGGCTCAGTTGGGTGAACTAGAGAAGGAGATTGAGAAGATGGAAGAAGAAAATAGCAACAAGCTTTCTAGCATCTTGTCTGCTTTCGGATGTGTTATCAGTGACTTAGAGAGAGTGTGTCAGAGGCCTGCTGATGAATTCTTGCAGGTGAGAAGTTGTACATCGTCTTCAAGGTGTGCTTCTTCGGCAAGGCCTTTGTTTTCAGAGAACTCTGAAAGTTATTATTGTCCACTGTCTCCTGTGAAATCCTCTAGGCAACATGCCTTAGGGACCATCTGCACTGTTTTATCTCAGCTTGATCACTGACATCACCTGCATAAGCATCATGGCTCGTCTCCTGGGTTGGTGAGGCTTATTTGACAACAAgaaattgagcctttagtgttATTGCCCTAACCCTGTGGAATGCTGTTCCACTAGCGATTCAGCTAGCACCATCTATTCTGACTTGTAAAGCCCATTTTCTGTGCTGCCAGACTTATGCACACATTTGAGAAGATACCTTTCTGCATTAGTTAGCTAATAAtttctggttttaattttttatatggttttactgtgtgtgtgtgtgtgatggttgtaaatcgctttgattttttttatgaatagcagCATAAATATATGTACTTGTATGTATAGAACACCTGATCACAACCAGGTACAAACAAGCTAAAGCACAACAGGAATTTCAGCTCCAGCACAGCCTCCTGAGCAATTTTACGAGGAAATATTTTATTGTGTAGGACTTCTTTTGTATTCCCGATGTAATAGAAATTtctgctttctgttttctctAGGATCTCAAGGAAACCATAAGCCGGTATGCATTTCTTACTTTTCAGACGTTAAGATGTTAAGTGTGTACTGAGCACTATACAAATACATTTCTTCCTGCTTCTTGGGAGATATGTACAAGTCCACTGAATGCACATAAGTCTTGGTGTTATGCACGAGGGAGTGAATTAGCTGTTTGACTTCCCAGGTAAAGAGGAATCCACTGTACAGAATTTTCTGGCTGCCTCATAGCGACTGCAGCTGATATCCCCAATAAGCTATCCTGATGCCACAGTGAGCCCCTGCCTGTTCCTCAGAGTTCCCGATTTGAGTCTTACAACAccttacaccagccttccccaactaatGCCCCCCAgaggttgtggactacaacttccatcagacaCAATGGTCAAtaatcagggaggatgggagttgttgtctgaaacatttggagggcaccaggttgaagaaggctgcctTCCACAATGATTGTGCTTTCCAAAGCAGTATCCACAAATTCTATGGAAGCGAAgcactgatatatttattttattttattattaaaatatatttattttagcatgtgtttttaaattgttttttttaaaatgtgtttttaaatttgtatatttgtttttaatgtttttaactgttgtaaactacccagagagcttcagctatggggcggtacacaaatgtaataaataaaaaaataaataaaagttgccCTTGATTAGTTACTCTGAATGTAAATAGCAGAATGTCTAAGTGAAGAAACTGTGGAGAAGGAAGGACACCCCTGTGCATGCTGTTAATTGTTGCTTCGTATTTTCCATGGCTCAGCGCTCTGAAATGATGCTGTAGGTCTGATACATGGTGAGCTCTGGCACACATTAAGCACTTGTGCTTGATGTTTGAACCAAGCTTTAGAGATGGGATAATGTATGTCTTTTGTAGGATAGGGACTAGGCAGTGCTTGGGAGTGCATGAACCCAGCACTATGCAGGTGATGACATGTGTCAGCCAGGTGACTATGTGTGCAGAGATAtgtgcattttgtgtgtgtgcataatcTTAACATCTCTTATGGGAGTACCAAACATACAGAGTCCATATGTATGATTCCTCAGAATGgggaacttgcagccctccagatgttgggctacaactccatcatccctgactattggccatgatgCGGATATCATTTGGTGGTTTCAGGATGTGTGGCTTGGGACTGAATCCTGGTTGTTACCATGTGAAAGATGTTGATGTGAATGTTTGAAACTGAGCCTTTGATGCCACCTAAGTTGTTGCACAAAAGGTCAGGCAGATGCAATCTTTGGCACAATCTGACTGTACTTCTCATTTCCTGCTTACCAAGCCGCTGACActatccttgggggggggggtcaaccTACACATCATCTGAGGAAACCTGAGACAgtgcaaaaataaaaggaaaaaaaaggctcTAGGACTATTGAGATCTGAAGAGTCTGTTCTCCCCTAGGTGTGAGAAAAGGAAGTTTTGTTGGCCAGTGGAGAGGTCTACTGATGTGGAACAAATCATTCGTCCAATCTCTTGGAAAAGTATAGTTTTGACAGAAAACTTCAAGAAATTAAAAGGTATGAGAGATGCCAAGTGATGCATTCTTCTGTGACTGCATCCAAGCCCTGTCCCTGTGAAATAATCAGTATTGCAGGCATGtgactgtccagatgttgttgaacttcaactttcatcagctccatccagcaaGGTCAATGGTTAGGAATGGAGTTTAACATTTGGAGGATCACAAGTCCCCCCACCCAATACTGAACAGAATGGAAGTAGGTGCATATTTTTGTGCTtagtgctggctccaggtttcagCCCCCCTCTCCTGAAAAAGTACCCTCTGGTAGGCCCTCTCCTACTTCAGTGGGCCCTGGTAGTCATGGTGGGCAGTAGTAACAACACTGAACGGGCTGGCAGGAGCCACTGTCTAAATTTATCATACTGCCTTCAAAATAGCATTGCCCCAggtcattgtgggaaattaatatAGCAGGACTAGCTCCAGGAAAAATAAAGATGTAAAGGCAGGCATCAACTGCTCAAGAATGACACATGCCAATGCTAAGTCTGTTGTACAATTTCTTGTTGATGATGTTCATCTCTCACCCCTCGAAGTTCCAACAGATCCCCCACTTTCCTCTGGctctagtttttaaaaatgaagaagaAACCTTCATTCTTTTCTAGACCGTAAGGACTAGAACTGCTGTGGTTAAACAGGAAAACGGAGATTCTTAAGGTTCTGCACTAGATTCTACATCCCTTTGAAGGGCaagggccatacctcagtggtagagcacctaccTTCCAGGcagatgtcccaggttcaatctctggcatctctactTTGAGTCGGGAGAGACCCCATCTGAcaccctgaaaagctgctgccagtcagtgtagacaatactgagctagatggaccaatggtctgactcaggataaggcagcttactGCATGATTCCTAGGTCCCCTTCCTGAGTGTTTGATGAAGAATAAGAATCAATCCTTCTTTTGGTCTAATTCAAAGTGcaagttttaacctttaaagtccCAAATGGCTTTATGGTCATGTTACTCAAAGGGTTGCCTTCTCCTAAATATAGCTACCTGGACCTGAAGGTCATCTTTAAAGGCACTTGTCCAggtgtggaatgtcctccccagtgacatttgaagacctttttatttttccagccaTTTTAAATTCTTAAGATCTCCATGTTTTTTAGTGCTGTTTTATCTGGCTGGCTGTTGGTGGTGTTAGCATTTCCATTGTGTTTTTTAAGACAATACAAACATTGTAAACAAAGGAAATAAGCAAAGTGATATCTGGTGATTCAAATTCTGACATTTGTGGAAATCCTCTAggatttctatttgcattttagggACTTTTCCCTCTTTAATGTGTTTTACACAGGTATACttgttggaataagcaacagTCAATTTATACCACTGTATTAAGAGAAAAAGTACCTTTAAGGGGTTGTGTAGCTGGGAGCTGGGGGCTTCCTGAGTTGTGAGCTAGTTTCTCTTTCTCATTTACTGCTTGCTTCTTCTGTAACAAGTAATGGTAAAGCTATACAGCcgcaggagtggctgtatactatagccagcatggatttttcatattccgcaatgttaaattgaaaatacccccatgccattctgatgcttcccataagctcatttcaaaacaaaaccttgcaaaacttacagtcctgaactcagaaacggttgctcaacaaccctctaaatttccatgtcgatacacaaaacagtcagagagaattgagagttcaaagtgtaaaaagagagaaataatccagacccctgttggattttttcagccatgttcacagagtacctgtaatcctgttactgaccttgccccatactctgaccttcatcttctgcagtttaactgttaaaaaaaatgcctcgctcatttttaattaacttaagaaatttagcattgaagttaatgataagcccgggcatgctcggtaagcaccaactgtcagtgttctaaaagccagactcacagctgctgggcttgcctaatcagggggccacacccacaccagacttttatttcacttgagaccttcatggcttcccccagagaatcctgggaagtgtagtttatgaagggtgttgagaggagactcctattctcctgacagagcttagTTAGAGTCATTGCtttaagtagcaacgtattgtaatcagtctgtttttacatcaaactgcagtttcagattcaattgttaatgcaccccaaatagaaatagagcataacctccaatttgaaacacaaaagcctgtcttcaccatcatatgacattgaccaatataaaggctttgaaattagtaaaaataaatttgacacagatttctaggatgaataatgagagaactaTAATTTTCTacgttagattctttgtagaagcAGTAGTAACCCAGgagagaagcaaagtaagaagaacaccaacaaagatacaaaaatgttattctccatctttggagatggcaggtgttgccatcactcaccatatgctcagaggcacatgttaccaaattcttccaagatacataggaagaggattggactgtgaaagaccaacccaaattgtgtttgcagttttacaaatttgtgggccagtacaatatcccagagaggaggtcaaggctcctgctcccctggtgcattcactatagctgcccaatttccctgctttttaaagttggttagaaatatctgttggctgtaggtacattcttaaactgcaaggtttttttgcctgttagtgaatttaaaCCTTAGAGTCATGTCTGTCTtcattgaaataaaacaaagaACCTACTATGCAACAGGAATAATTTTTAAGTGGGTCAGAGTGGAAGGCTTataatttgattcagtgttgtTCTGTATTTCATATAATCTTACTAGGAGCCTTGTACCTGCCGTtggctcaggaattctaagaaacaaaatggtatccagttgtatccaaacatcAACATAAACCTGCTGCTTGTTCTTGGGAACCATCATGCCTgttttggttatgatatcttaagaggagTCCAAATACATAGAAAACAAACACACAGCTTTCCCAGATATATAGTAGACAaagttttaatgattttatcaAACACTGccattatatttttcttttgagTTGGCAGTTTCTAAATATTCTTATAAAAATATACGTGCAAGTGGTTTTATATGTAAATATGGTGTTTTCACAATCTCAAtcttcccctccaccccctctCCTCCAGAAACCTTGGCAGCTGAACTAAAGAGAGGGAGGACAACTTGGCAAAATCCTTCGTTGGAGGAACAGGCCAATCAGCCACAGGTCTTTTGGCCAGCAATGTCTGGGGATTCCCTCGGAACAGGCAGAAAAGGTGACAGTTTTATTCTTGTCTGTTTGGCTTGCATCTTTCCATGCCCCTTTTTTTCATCTACAGTCCTCTAGTAGATATTTTCGTCCCAAAGAATAAGGGCCCTGCCAGATGAACTGTTTATAGCATGACAGCTGCTCTTTGTTCCAGTCTTTTTTGGAGCAAAATTATAGTGGACTGTCCATGCCACCACATCACATGTTGCTGTTTTTTGGTGGGGGATTGTGCTTTTTTCCATCCACATCAATGATGGGATATGTTCACAATGAGAAAAGTTCTGTGCCTGTTACACTCCTTCTGTTCCCTCATTAAATGTAGTAAATGTTGGAATTACAGACATGCACACAGATCACTGAAAGACCTTAAATAAAAGGTGTTACTGTATATTCCTAGCATACTGGAATTCCAACCCTGTGGGAGATTAGGAGAACAGATGGGAGGAACTACTTGAGTTCACTGTATTGGTCTAAGCTactcactgcttttgaaactgcAGTGACCTATCAAAAAAGATGGGGCAAAAGGAGTGAAATGGAAGTTGCTCAAACTACCACCACACGTAAAAGCAAAAAATTATACAAAACACCTTCCACCCAGTGAAAATATTGTGGAATAATCCTGGATCTTTCACAAATGTTGGAATTCTTGCGATAGAAGAAAAAGCAGTTTGATATtctggaataacagtggaatgatGACTGGCATCTGTAAGCatgcctattttttaaaaaacaacaacaacaaacagcagCTATAATGCTACAAAAGGACATCTGGAAGGGCCCTATGGACATTTTTTGCTCAAACTGAGGTGCCCTTCACACATAGCCAAGACGGTGCTGTTTTTCTGTAATCCACCTCCATGGAGGTGGGGGCTGCAAGGTGAGAGGCACAACAGTGCAGGCAAGCTAAATGGGATGTCCTAGTAAATGTGCATCTGACGATActgcatgaaaattaatcagacaACTTACTGCAGTAGGAATGCCATACACTTCATGTAGCAGGCAATGAATGTAAGGTACTTGTGCCatagaacagaggtggggaacttctggACAACCTTTCAGGGGGGTGTCACATGagagtggtgggcggggccagaggcaaagttgGGTGGTGCAattaatataaattttacctttgaacaGAAGGCTAGTGTCTTCATAAGTACACCCCtccctattctccatccaggcattaTCAAAGCTCAAGGatgtattccagccaggcaaaagcactcaaggagggtgtgaaaacagggctggtgagggtTGTGGCTTGGGGGAGAGAGGATGTGGCTAGGgagggggtatggcctggggaagagtcccaagggccagaaagagaggtctGGAGGAGGTGCATTGGCCCAtggggctgaggttccccaccctgggttATAGGACATAGCTTCCACCTAGTATATTCATGGCTTTAAAGCAAGATTAGATGAATGCTTGAATGATAGGCCTTTCAGCTGATGCTAGTCAAGAGTCCAACTGCATTCTGAGACTGCACTTTTCTGTCTTTTGCCTGGCAATTGTCAGTAGAGAGGATGCAAAGATATATGAGCTGTTGGCCTAGTCTAGCTAGTCAGTTATTCTATGAGAGAAATGAGCTGGGCGACTGGAACTGGaagaaaatgcaaattgaatctgGCCCTCTTTTTAGGATTGAGTGTTGTCTCCCTAATTCTGTATTTCTGTCTCCCCTAGTATATGTGAATCTGGATCTACGTACAGCCAACCCCAAGCTCATTGTGTCTCAGGATCGGAAGACAGTACGGCATGGAGACCAACTGCAGGCACTGCCTGATTATCCAGAGAGATTTGATTCCGAGCCCTTCGTGCTGGGCCATGTGGGATTCTGCTCAGGGAGACACTGCTGGGTGGTGAATGTCGAGCAGGGGCAGAACTGGGCAATAGGAATTGCCAGAGAGTCTGTAAAGAGGAAAGGATACATCAGCCTCAGTCCAGAGCAAGGCATCTGGGCTATGGAGCAGTGCTGGGGTCAATTCCAAGCACTTACCTCCCGCTGGACCTCCCTCTCTCTGATTAGGAAACCCAGGAGGATCCAGGTGTGCCTAGACTATGAGGGAGGGTGGCTGTCATTTTTTGATGCAGATCTGGATGCTCCGCTCTTCACTTTCCCGCCCATCTCTTTTAATCAAGAGAGAATCTACCCTTGGCTCTGGGTGGGACCAGGATCCTATCTCATCTTATGCCCCTGAAGATATTTCCTCATGGTCTGTGTGTGATTGCACTCTGATTTCTCAGAGGATTCTCTGTCCCTGTTTCTAGGACTGTGGAAGACTTTTTTCCTGATCTCTCATCCCAGAACTATTGAGGCCTGATTCATGTAATAACAGCATGGTGTTTTGTTTGGAGTGCACCATTGCTAGACAATCAATTTGTTATGACTggtcttctctctctgtctctctctctgtttgttgtAATTTTCAGTGATGTGCTAAATATTGCCAAAGCCACGTGGAGAGTACTCTTATCTTTTCATTGGACCAACTGCGCATGTACAGAATTGCTTTTGACTTGCACAAGGCTCTGGTAAAGGTGTCTAGAGCAAAATAAAGTAGATTGCATGTGTTTATATACTTGGGTGTAGTATCTCCACACAAAAGTTGTTtgggatctgaacagggtggtttataacagatgctattggaggtggctgattcatagggttgtcataagtcgaaattgacttgaaggcacataacaaatggaAGATGGTTGTAATCCCATCACACTTTCACAAGAAAGCTTGCCATCACAATATGGCAGCTGCTACAGTCCTGAGAATCTGAATATTCAAAACCACAAAATGCATGCTTCTAGTCttcatggctgctgtgggggttGGAGGACTGAGATGTGGGCAGTTTCAACTAGATtcataggtcacatccacaccacacatttaaagcacatggttgcccccaaagaatcctgggaactgtagtttacaggTGCTGGGAAGTATAGCTCTGTGCaggttaaactacagttcccaggattctttgggggaagccatgtgctttacatgtctGGCGTGGATGTGACTTTAGAATCAAACTAGGTGGATCATGAAATATGCCTTTGAAGCTCgtgctttgtttgtttatttatttgtttgt is from Rhineura floridana isolate rRhiFlo1 chromosome 3, rRhiFlo1.hap2, whole genome shotgun sequence and encodes:
- the LOC133380898 gene encoding E3 ubiquitin-protein ligase TRIM7-like, with translation MSAETGAAQENMGELEEEELPCLQGEAESLRERHSTQTLQMRKATRLSLLLQAVKRSRREAVCEKHQEPLKVFCMEDRTFLCVICGKSKTHGAHAVLPIEEAAEDYKNKIQIYLQNQKMERNIAEGWKLTQKKLIVECLENIKVEREKILREFQQLLLFLKEQESCLLAQLGELEKEIEKMEEENSNKLSSILSAFGCVISDLERVCQRPADEFLQDLKETISRCEKRKFCWPVERSTDVEQIIRPISWKSIVLTENFKKLKETLAAELKRGRTTWQNPSLEEQANQPQVFWPAMSGDSLGTGRKVYVNLDLRTANPKLIVSQDRKTVRHGDQLQALPDYPERFDSEPFVLGHVGFCSGRHCWVVNVEQGQNWAIGIARESVKRKGYISLSPEQGIWAMEQCWGQFQALTSRWTSLSLIRKPRRIQVCLDYEGGWLSFFDADLDAPLFTFPPISFNQERIYPWLWVGPGSYLILCP